A single Pseudomonadota bacterium DNA region contains:
- a CDS encoding integrase core domain-containing protein: DVVAVSPSSTYRVLRAAGLLDRWNKKPSKKGTGFVQPSRPHAHWHIDVAYLNILGTFYYFCGILDGFSRAIVHWEIRETMTESDVETIVQRARERYPDAKPRIISDNGPQFIARDFKEFIRLTGMTHVRTSPYYPQSNGKIERFHGTLKTGLQEAPPTSIDEARRVTAKLVAHYNTVRLHSAIGYVTPADKLAGRENEIFEARDRKLEAARALRARRRQEVRALAA; this comes from the coding sequence CGACGTGGTGGCGGTGAGCCCGTCCAGCACCTACCGCGTGCTACGCGCCGCGGGCCTGCTCGACCGTTGGAACAAGAAGCCCTCGAAGAAGGGCACAGGCTTTGTGCAGCCAAGCCGGCCCCACGCGCATTGGCACATCGATGTCGCGTATCTGAACATCCTCGGTACGTTCTACTATTTCTGCGGGATTCTCGACGGCTTCAGCCGTGCCATCGTGCACTGGGAGATTCGTGAAACGATGACGGAGAGCGACGTCGAGACCATCGTCCAGCGCGCCCGCGAGCGCTACCCCGACGCCAAGCCGCGCATCATCTCGGACAACGGACCGCAGTTCATCGCCCGCGACTTCAAGGAGTTCATCCGGCTCACCGGCATGACCCACGTCCGCACTTCCCCTTACTATCCGCAGTCGAACGGAAAAATCGAGCGTTTCCATGGCACTCTCAAAACTGGCCTGCAGGAGGCTCCGCCCACCAGCATTGACGAGGCTCGACGGGTCACCGCCAAGCTCGTCGCGCACTACAACACGGTTCGCCTTCACAGCGCCATTGGCTACGTCACCCCGGCGGACAAGCTCGCCGGGCGCGAAAACGAGATCTTTGAGGCTCGCGATCGTAAACTCGAAGCCGCACGCGCCCTTCGCGCGCGCCGCCGTCAGGAGGTTCGCGCTTTAGCTGCCTAG